The sequence CACGCGTCCATCATCGCCCTCCAGAGAGCCTCGGGCACCCCATGGTTGGTCACCTTCATCATGGGTTTATCCAGACTTGAGAATCGATCTATAGATGTTTAGCGTTTGGGTCGTACGTAAGTAATAGCAATCGTACCAGGAAGAAGCCCCAGTCTTGGCACGCCTGGCCGAGGTGCCGGACCGCCTGCGACCGTTCGCCGGTGTCGCCGTTGTGGAGGACGGCGAAAACGACGACGGGGATGCCGTCCTCACTGCACGGTCCGCTCGATTGGCCAGGGGAGCGAGGAGGAGAGGCCATGATTGTGCCGTGGAGGCATAGCAGAGGAAAGATCTGTGGCGGTCATGCGCAGGTGGTTGACGTGGCTTAATTTGCCGGTCCACTGTCTGTACGTCGTACAATGGTTCCGTGCTGGACATGCAAGTCCAGCTCGTTTGGCTCTTCCTCAAGATATTTTTCGGGTGCGATCATGTCTGGCTATCGGTTAGCGCCACTGTTCACGGCACTTGTGATGTGAGTGAAGACGAAAGCAAACGTACAGGTTATATTAATGTCATTGCGCCATTGATTGTTCTGGAGTTCCAGGAACTTGATGTCACCCTCCTTAAAGAAATTCATGCACTACGTAGTATATATCCATGCGCACACTATCTACGGTGAGTTTCAAAACAACTGAAGTAATTGCAAGGAATCAAATTGTGGATCCCAATTGATTTGATGTTGGTTTGGATCTCTTTTTAATCCATATAAGAGAAGCGAGGCCGGTGAAATATCTAGATGGCTGCACTGCAAGCAAGCGGCTCAGAGACGAATAGTTCGTATGATAGGATGCACTCCTATAACTTTGGCATGGTAGGCTTAAGAGGCATCGGGAGCTTAGGCATCACAATATCAAAGCAATATGGAACGTGAGAGACGCTTGTGTCTTCCGCCGTAAGAGTACACCATCGCCAATCCTTCGAAATGCAATCGTTGACGAGGCTAAGTTTTGGGTTACCACCGATGAAAAACAACTAGGGCTTATTGTATTGTGCGAGTAGTTGGcatgcctttcttttttttttcattgaGGGCTTTGTAACAATCCTTATTTAACGAATGAGGCAAATCTTTTACGTGCgttttgaaaaataataatatcaaaGCAATATTTTCACCCAGCCACTTCATGATTAATCCCTATACTCTATAGATATAGTGATGTACAGTATCAATTACAACATGTAAGGGTATCTTTAACAGCAACCCGCAAAAAATCTTCCGCATCCGTCCGCGGGCAGGAGGACCAGTCTGCGGACATGGATGCGGGAGGCAGCCATCCAACGCTAACCGCATATATTTCAAACTATTTTTCAACAAACcgaatgaaattcatgcaaacacgggcGGATTTCGTACGAACATTAcagatttcatacaaacatgacggatttaaCTACAATTAGAACAAAAAAAGACCCgccctaaacctatcctacggcgGTGGCGCCCAGCGTCCAAACCCGTGTCGTCCTCCTTCTACCATCTTCATGAACACTGGCGATAAGACTGATAAAGTGAAGATACGGTCTTCGTGCGATGAAGTGAAGCCCGTACTGACGCAGACGGGGTCCATTGGGGCGGCGTCCATGTGCTCCTGGTTCTGCTCTGGCGGTAGGCTGAACAGCTCCTTGCAAGCGTCCATCATCGCGCTCTGGAGAGCCTCGGGCACCCCATGGTTGATCACCTTCATCATGGATCTTATATTTATTATCCAGACTTGAGAATCGATCTATACGTGTTTAGCGTTTGGGTCGTACGTACAATGAAGAAGCCCCAGTCTTGGCATGCCCGGCCGAGGTGCCGGATCGCCTGCGACCGTTCCCCGGCTTCGTCGTTGAGGAAGACAGCCTAGTCGATGATGGGGATGCCGTCCTCACTGCACGCTCCATTGGGTTGGCCAGGGGAGCTAGGAGGAGTGTAGAAGATTAAGCAACTCACGATATATTGATCGGGTGCAATacgcacgtatatataagtacaaagAGTAGCCACGTCCTCAATTATACATGGAAGGAGGAGGGCTTGTTGTACAAGAAATACACATATGTATCTACATCNNNNNNNNNNNNNNNNNNNNNNNNNNNNNNNNNNNNNNNNNNNNNNNNNNNNNNNNNNNNNNNNNNNNNNNNNNNNNNNNNNNNNNNNNNNNNNNNNNNNNNNNNNNNNNNNNNNNNNNNNNNNNNNNNNNNNNNNNNNNNNNNNNNNNNNNNNNNNNNNNNNNNNNNNNNNNNNNNNNNNNNNNNNNNNNNNNNNNNNNNNNNNNNNNNNNNNNNNNNNNNNNAATTGTTGGGACGTAGGGACATGGAGCACGCGCACATGACCAAGAGctacctgttcccgaacaaaatggaTATCAATCGCAATGTGCTTGGTGCATCGATGATGAACTGGGTTGGTGGAGAGGTAGACCGCAGAaacattgtcacagtagacaattgTGGCCTTGTCAACCGGAGACAAGAGCTCATGCAGAAGCTGATGAAGCCAGGAACACTCGGTGACGACGTTGGCAACGGCGCGGTACTCCGCTTCTGCACTGGAGCGGGAAACAacgggctgccgcttggacgaccatgaGATGAGTGATGGTCCAAGATAGACGCAATAACCAGAGGTCGAGCGGCGCATGCAGTAGTCGTCGACGGAGGAGTTGTTTTGGTGACACCCGAAAAACTCCTGCTGTAGAAAGACGATCCGTtggagcttgttgtcggtgaagaggccaacGATCTTGTTCCACACCGTGCATGCATCGTCCTTGTCGCAAACGATGGTGTGGAAGATGTCCTTGGACACTGTGAGGAAGAGCCACCAGATGATGGTGGCATCGATCGCCAGCCAGTCGGCGTCGTGGTTCAGGACGAAGAGGTTGGCGGTGCCGTCGATGTGATCCTGCAGGTTGTACTCACGAAAGAGAAGATTGAAATATGTCTTCCAGGCATAAAAGTTCGCCTCTTTATGGGAGAGGATGACCGGAACGCGACGTTCGATGGGAACATCGCGGATGTAGGCAGGGTCGGGCAGGGTGGCAGCGGAGGAGCCGGCGGAGGAGTCGAAGGGATTCGGCGGACAGACGGCCGGAGGAGTGGAGGCGGCAGAGCGGTGGGAGAGATCAGAACCGGACATAGCTGCTGGTTCGGTTTCGGCtgggta comes from Triticum aestivum cultivar Chinese Spring chromosome 5B, IWGSC CS RefSeq v2.1, whole genome shotgun sequence and encodes:
- the LOC123110401 gene encoding 2-oxoglutarate-dependent dioxygenase 19 codes for the protein MASPPRSPGQSSGPCSEDGIPVVVFAVLHNGDTGERSQAVRHLGQACQDWGFFLVTNHGVPEALWRAMMDACKKLLTLPPEQKQVHMDVGPMDPVRHDRGKGGDRRGRAAIGRTGRHWNGPHDQR